The sequence below is a genomic window from Acanthopagrus latus isolate v.2019 chromosome 12, fAcaLat1.1, whole genome shotgun sequence.
aaaacgaGCAACATCCTTCATTTGCATGTAAAATACAGTACAAGACGTCAACTTCAAATGACTTTTAAGATATTCTCACAGTTCAAAAACggtaaataaaacaataaaaaatactgacagCATCTCACAAAACCCAGCTGAGGCGTAATCACACACCTTACATTGCACCGTCACTGACACTCTTCTCTTTAACGTGCTTCCTCCAGGGAGGCCTCTCGGGGTTATCTGCCTGCTTTCTCTGACACACGGCACAAATCATAACCACCATCTTTCCGAGCCAGAACACCACCTCGGATTCAGTTCCTCATTCCTGGACTTTCAGGCGTACACTGCGACTGCGATCAGGATCTGCACCGCCATAGAGACACAAGGTATCTGTGCGATGATGTAGGCAAGGGAGCGGGTCGGCGCTCGCAGGGCGAACAGGTAGGCGACGCTGTGCAGCAGACGGGCCAGGAAGAAGACCAGGAAGTGGAAGCGGGCCACGGCCAGAGAAGGTCCAGTCAAGGCGTACACGGCGcccaggaagaggaaggggtAGATGTTCTCCATGTCGTTACGATGAGCTCTATAGGAAAGAAGAAGGTGGTGATTaatcacacacatctgttttcaGTAGCCTGTAATGTTGTGACTCAGCTGTCTAAGATCCATTGAAGTGatgatgtaataaaaaaaagtattaaaccAGTCTAGTGAGTCATTCCTATTCTCAGTAATGTTTTAGTTTCCTGTTATGACTTCCTTGCGTAGAATCTGTGGTCTGGAGGGTGAACCCCTGCTTATGAAACACTGGGGTTTCTGTCATTTCCCAGTGAGGTGACTGTTTAATTAACTCCAGGTAAGACCTGATGAAGTCACATGCAGGTCAAAGTACTCAGTACTCGGTATCAAAAACATTACTTGACGTCATCATCTATGTAGAAGAACTGgtgattttgtttattttgtctgcacTTCAGTACCACCTAGTGGCAATTTCAGACACCTGCATTTTGAAATCATATTTTATGAggttttcatgtcatgttttgtcaaaCGTGGCATGAAAAGACTCATTTATAATTgccttgagtaaatgtactaagttacattccaccactgtgtATCACACGacagcaggcgtgtgtgagTTCACCCTCTGTAAGAGTCAGAGCAGCGATGAGCTCCGCTGTTTCACTGCTTCCTCTCCGCCCACTGGCTTCAGTGTTTGAATAATATTATTGCAGGGAGCCTGCCCAGTTAACAGTGCTTCCAGAAACAGCACATTAATACAAGATTGTTGGCCTGGTACACTATGAGCACACGTCATATTGTTGCAATATGAggagatgttttttaaaaaaaaaaaaaaacttatcaGGATTTGTATCTGTCTGCCAGTGAGCAGCTGTTTCCCATCGAGAGTACGTGGATAGTCCAAGATAGACAGATGTGGAAaccagaggggggaaaaagttttgaaaaacatctgctgtCGTGGTCCATTTTCTGACAAGTCAAAACAGCAGAAGTGAAGCTCCTGCAGTCTGCAAACGCTTGTCGAAAAAGCACTGGAGGAAATCACATGATCGCACAGCTGAGTCGTGAGAAATCCTCTTCTATAAAACCTTTTTAACATAACCTGTCTCTAATTCTCAACTCTGTAAGATACCCTCATGTTGAAACTGTACAGGCAGGAAGTGTACAAGATCTGTGTGATCATCAGTAGTGAAAAGTTCATATAGTACATTTGATGCacttgtacttcacttgagtattcTGTAGTTACTCCTGACTCCACTACAGTTCAGACAGATTAACTTAAGTAGTTTTACTCCACTCTAATTTGAGAGCAATGAAAGATCTACATATGATGAGCTCATATGAATGTACTTACGTGCATTTACTCGAGCAAGCACTGTACTTTtgattttgaggtactttatactactttgtacttcacttcctgttggaggcaattgttgtcttttctactccactacatttatttggtcACTTcagttaccagttactttgcagattgaaTTATTTGAGCAGATTCCAAAAATCAGAAAAGGATTATCAGGCACCccaaaacatacatatacatacatatatactaTGACTCTGAGTTTATAAAATCTGAtgcatattttattaattaacCAGCCCAACAGTGTATGAAATACTGTATGAAAGCTGGTCAGTAGTGAACTGCCAGAGCTATTTGTAAATATCAACAGCACATTATGTATCAGTATTATAAGGTTTGTGCTTATATGGGGATATTTCATCCATCTGCAAAGTAGTTAAAAGTAATGCTAACCCAACACTGCTTATGAGTACATATTCCTGACACACATTTACTTGAGCGACATAAAATTTTCCATGTAGCACTTTCACATTTACTACCTCAAGCAGCAGTAAAACCTCCTGTAATATGAAAGCATGGGTAATAGTATGACAGTGTAACAGTCACAGGGGACATTTCTCTGCATTCAGTACTCGTATTCCTGATTGTGCACGCTTTTATTTCaagttacattttcattgcatgCCTTTTACTTGTAACAAATGAGTTGTACGTGGTGGTATTATAACTTAAACTCGAAAGGATCTTAAATCTGGGTGTTTCTGTATCAGTGGAAAGtaaaaatagatagataaataaataaataaataaataactcaatattttaacaaaataaaagcatgtctTATGATCTCTTACCTCAGGCACCTCTCCACGTCTGGATCCTCTCTGTGAAACTGTAACCCTCCGTGTCTCAGCGCGTCCTCGGGGTTGGCAAAAGCctgtcaagagaaaaaaaaaaagaaactttgtATGAGAGAAAGTTTCCCGCCGCAGAGATTACAACGCCGCAGGAACAGATTTCTGCGCTCCGCTGCTCCCTAATGCAGCCGCTCACCTTTTTACGCAGCCTCACTTGTCCCGTTATTATCGCGATGATGTACATTTTGAGCACCAGGAGCACGCCGTAGAAAACAAAGCAGGAGAAAACTTCATTCCTAATCATGGCTGACATGGTTTTGTTCAAGTGATCAAAGCTGGTATTGAAGTGGAAGAGGAACTCTGAGGCTGGTTCGTGCgtaaaagctgctgtaaaagTGAGAGTGACCCAGAGGGGAAAGGCTTTTTGTACCGTCTGTAGTGGATCCACCCACTCAAATGATTCAGGTTAAACGTAAAAGACGGAATCTTTCATTCATAATTCCGTGAATCCCGGACTAAGGAGTGGGATACGTTGGCACGCAAAAATTGTTTCCCCGGGGGAATAAAGAATGGGAGTGGCTGGAAAAGGTATTCACATCCTCTGTAAAAGTAATGGCACCAATATATATCTAAAACAAGTGAAAGTGTTGTTCTTGATGTATTATGATATAAGGATTATGTTTCTGCACAAAATCATAATCCGAAAAGTTACTTAAGATAATAGGATTTAAGAATATACTCATTGATGATACTAGAAAACAAACTTGGCTTTTTTACTTGAATTTCAACTTTCGGTAGCAATTTACAGTAAAAGGTACACAAAAATGAGAGTagttaaaaaggaaaagtgaGGAACGACCTGATGATTAATGATTCCTTAATGAGTAAATCCCTGAATAACTGTAGTTCGACAACTAGATAGCAAATAACAACCAACCTCTGAGTGACAAAACTTCTAACAACTCATGAGTTCTTAATTACTTAATTAGAAGTTACATTGCTTGTACCTCCACAAGTAGTTATCAGACGTATTCATTACCAATGACTGAATCATTGGTTACTCttttgtgccccccccccccattaaaTACTAATTACTTAATTATTAGCTAAGTTTTTTGTTCACATTGATGTAAAGTGAAACATACTGTAATAGTAAATATTTACCAAGTAGCCTCATTAAATACTAATTGCCATATCATTCGCTAATCTGTTTGTGAGCCTTAACCCATTCTAAAACATAATACTAAGTAGTTACCAAGTAGTCttgttaattattaattacttaatcattagttactctttttgtgCACTTCCAAGTAAAGTGACTAATAAACTACTGAGCAGTTACAGTAAACATATTAATTACTGATTACTTCTTCATTTGTTACTGTTTCTGTGCCACcttaattaaagtgaaacaaactACTGAAAAAGACCAGGTAAAGTCATTAATCAGTAATTACTCTTTTTTACTCTTTTGTGTCCcctcaagtaaagtaaaacataatactgagtagttaccAAGTAGCCTCATTAAATACTGACTACAAGATTGTTTATGACTGTTTTTGTGTCCCTACTCAAGATTTAAGGTTGGTTCTACTGCTACATTTCAGCTGGAAACAAACTGTGggatcattttcatttgcacaatCTAAGATCGATCTGACAACATCTGTTACAACTTAGTtcttgcatgtgtttgtaatgcCGTTGGCAAAGAAAACACCTCTCCCTTCAGACTGATCTGACTCAGGGGTGAGTGTCGGAGCCAGCATGGCTTCTCTTTTGCTTATTCTAGTGGTCACACTGTGAAAGTGATTAAGACTGCTGGCAAAATATGGGTTGAAGAGTTGGTTGCAAAACAAGGAGAATTTCCATCCAAATTTGGACTGTTGCGCTGCCATGATCCGGTACCTCGGTTGCTCAACACTATAATCAGTCATCATCTCATACAGTAAActataatgaaaacattttaatgacgACAGGACTGATCGGAAGTGACAGTACAAGTAGTGTAAAGGCATCTGCAAGGTAACAGTATTTACTtccaaaatgtaagaaaagttaaaagtaactaaaaatGGGAATACTTAAGTCAAGTAGAATTGTTCAGTGCTGGAGTAAAAGTACATGTTTACACTAAAAATACAAGGTCCTACATCCAAACATTCTTATCgaagtaaaagtacattaaGTATTCTCAGGTAAGTTAAAGTAACTAATGTCAAAGTACTCGTGATGCAACATACAGTATCTCCTACCATAAGGATATTATGTGTATCATATTTGTCTTATTACTACtgctgctttaatgtttaatctgcATTTTAATATAGCAGGCGGTTCAGGTGGAGGTAATGTGTACAGTTTATCTAGCTGTTAGATGAATGTAgcaaagtaaaaagtacaatatttgcctcgGAATTACATCTGAGTTGAAGTATAAAGTGGCTACTGAGTTACTTTCAGCTGCTGCTACATTTAGATTtcaaatgcagaaatgtcactCAAATAAAACATCCGAGCATTTCTTCCACGTCCAGATGACAGGATAATACAGAGGATATTACttgtaagaaaaacaacaaacatcgCTCACACTGTTTATTGCAAATACACCGCATGTCCCGTgtatttcattgtgtttatttacatgtcGGTGTTGTAACACCTCCCGGTCGAGTGTCAGCCATCTGTGCCATGTGTCTGCCAGTCCAAGGTGAGCGAGCTGCCTGAGCTGGTGTCGTCGCAGCAGTCTTCAGCATCAGAGAAGGAGGACATGTAGTGGAGGCCGGTCACTCTGTGGTAGCCTCCCTGGAGCATCTGAGGGTAGGCGGTGAGCTCCATGGCCCTGCGGCCCGTCCTGCTCACTCTCACGGTCCACATGTCGACCAGCTGCGAGCACATGGCACAGCCcatcgtgtgtgtttgtggtctgtgtggtgtttgtggtgtgtgttgtgtgtgtgcaaacaggTCAGAAGACAGTTGATACAGGTGTACGCAGTCAAACAGGCACCAATATAAACACCATCCTCACTAATGTATTTGGCATTTTGCACAAGCAACACACACTCCTACAACTCATGCAAcagaaatatatgtatatatatttatatacacttATATTTGTACCTACATTGAACAATCCTGCATATTTCAGGCATgcactgcagagatatttgcAGTTTAttgcagtaaatgtaaattattgctgttttgtacattttacaaacaTCACCACATATGTTCTGTGCATCTAGCAGCTTAATATAAGAGCAAGAGATGCGTGATCATTATATTTagcaaaaaaaactgcaatgtACCGGCatgtaaagtaaaatacattCAGAATGGCTTTGACGTTCTTAACACATGGACTTACATTTCCTCAGAAAAGAGTCAGTTTTACAGCCCGACTCTTGAGAGTACAAACACTAACTGTGTAAATGCGAATGCCCATGAGTAAGTGTTTTCCTGGAATATGTTTATCTGGGTTTTCTCCTATAAAAGGTttgcagtgggaaaaaaaatagacaagCAAGGAAAGGGAGGCACGGCACAAAACATCGACAGGGAGAGCAGCTACCGATCGAGTTCTCTCCCGTTTtcagcaagtaaaaaaaaaaaacacaacagtctcAGATCCAGCCCTGCCTGTCGGGCCTGTAAGGTAACAGCGATTTAAAAGGTCACACAGAGGTATCCACTCTGCTTCGAGGTGTTCTTCGTCTTGTCTCCAAGAGCTGCCTGACACggcatgtaaatatttatagAGGTCGCTTTTTGCCAAAACCGCTGAGAAGGATTCGCAGAAAGAGTCCAGGACACAACTCATCTGGTGGTTCACTCCTCTGACAGAACTGCAGAAGTGGTTTCTGGGTCCAGGATCATCAGGGAGCCTGCGTGAACTGCTTCCTGTGTCGTGTTAGTTATCCTCCTCCACTTAGCTTGATGAAGCATGGCTGTCAAATAAGATGTCATATGTGCCTGTGGAAAGAAATGGATCGACATGAGTTAAAAGCAGATTAATACAGATactgttctgtctgtcagtcctcaAGATAAGTGCACTGGAAAAAGcccctccaaaaaaaagttaagaaaacaaaacaaaacaatgaatacacATTGCCCCTTCCTTGTAATAAGTAAAACACcaaaacgaacaaaaaaaatctgcgtAGTTGAGACTAAAGCAAATATAACACGAATAAAGAAGATATAAGATGATAATATATAACAGATAAGTGCTGAATACAATAAAATAGATGattaagttaaataaataatagaagaCATGGATCATTCTGATCAAAGACTGAAGAGggtttttaaacacacagcatgtaagTGCCACCACGGATCTCTCAATCAATTCTAAATAAAACAGCACAGTAAGTAAGTAGCATGGGAttatgggagttgttgtctttgatattaaacaaccaccatctgtgatgactcaggcagaaatgttccagGACGAAGTcgtgtttttaaagttttctttacGTACGTTGAGAGACATTTGGTGGTACCTCGACTacacttgtggatttctcttgTTTAGTTTAAAGATATAATCATTTGGCTTCAGTGTCTCAGAGCATAATGGGCAAATATTCAATGCCGAAATAGTTCACAGATTGTAAGCACTGCTAGATCATGAAGAGCATTGAAGGTGTGGTTAAATGTGGCCAGAAGTTAGGGCGCCcattagctcagtgggtagagcggGCATCCCATGTAcggaggctttgtcctcgctgcagtggccCCAGGTTTGAGTCCCAGTCTCGGGTGAACATGGCTGGACACCAGCcttgagtttatttttattcaattacTACACAATAAACAATTCGAAAGgagcttgcaaaaaaaaaaaaaaaaaaaagctagtcTAGTCTAGCATGCCAACTTAAGTAGATAAAGTCTTGGACACAACTTCAAGAAACTGCGTTGATGtcagttcattttttgaatgttttaaactaaaattataACCATGTCCCACAAATTGCTCCTTTGAACACAAGGAAACAAATCAATATGAAAACTGACAGGCAGCAATAGTTTTCGTGTGTTCTCATCTGCCGGCCCTGGTGACCGCTCACTCGGCAGCAGATTCGTAGCAACCATCCATTTTAACCTACCTATGCCAAAATAACTGCGCACCTACAGGAGTGCTGCGAAGGAGCAGAGGTAAAATGGGGGGAACCACTCAAGTGTTCATAATCTGggatattaaaaatgtatctacAACCCAGGCAGGATCCAGTTTGTCCTGACAGCTGTAGCAACACACAAAGATCAATTCTGCATGAGTTATTTTAgcttaaaaaatacattacaatgATTCTTCCATGTGGTCAAAAACAAGTTAgcatattaaaaacaataacagaccCATGCTgctgatttttctgtttttgcatgcATGATTGGCAGTTATTCAAGTTCATTAACACAGGTCTCAGCCAGCCCCCCTAAATCTAATATTTGACCTTCATCATGCAAAGCTGGTCTGTGCACGGAGACTAATCAGTGagactgaaaaatgacattcaTGCTGGGGATGGAAAGGACAAGTAGTCTGCTGCTACCTGCCACACCCATCCCATCTCAGCAGGGGCAAGCCTCTTAAAGCcggcaccaccaccacccccctccgCTGCCCTGGATCATTGTTTCGTGATCTGCTGATTTAATATTCTGGGATTTGTACAACTACTGCTATAGGACAATCAATTATTCATCAGTATATCTAGTGTCAAGCAAAATGCATCCCTTACAGCACAAGTATCCCAGCTGcgatgacacacacagtgcaggaAACGTGCCAgagatgctgcagctgcatctgtgtgtgtgtacgtaaAACACTTCCCCTtcagccagtgtttgtttttctctcttacCTGAATGTGCACAGCGTCTCGGCTATCCCGTCTCCAGAAATGCTCAGCATGTGCATCACATCCTCTCGTGCCTCTCGGCAGCCCGGTGTGTTTTCCTCTCGGTCTGCCTCCTGTCTGGGGCTGGGTACAGCTCAGCACACGATTGGGACTTgggatgacatcacagcagctcaCTTGAAAGCAGCTCCCCTCtttctcaaattaaaaacaggtaAACTCTCCCGCTCTGTCACTTAAAATTAAACTGCATTAATTCAGAGTAAGATTGACAAAagcatggggaaaaaaaaaatccagtcttTTCCTAAAATACAGTCAAAACATAGGCCGACCTTGACCTTGTCTTTTTTCAAGGAATAGTTTAGACATTTTgggaagtttaaaaaaatagatagaGAGATTGATAAGATTCCAGCATACTAAATACCAGAACCAGCAGCcctttagcttagcttatcatAAAGACTGAATGCAAGGGGGGAGCTAGCCATGCGCTGTCAATGCTTCAagtatatttttttacattttgacaaatagaaaaagaaaaaaaatgaaattacatGTCAAATAGGAAACTTCTGGGGGGCCGATGGGCAAATTTTCTTCCTGCAGCACAAAAACTGGCTAGCTTCTTCCCCTTGTTTACATTCTTTCTGCTAAGCTCACTGTGTATACCggtatgtttttttattactatACAAACCAAGCTTAGATCAAGATTACCCTGATGATATCACCAGGATAGTTTTTCTTCAATGACGAGTCCCTTTAGAGCAAGACAGCTCCAAGTTGGGCCCGTGGGCTAAAGTTGGCCCACATGAGGtttttccagtgaaaaataaacataattttaaatataaattgaaaacatatttgtttgtgAGGcaaaaaatgctgttaaaaaagGAGGTTCCCTTAACATTAATCCCTTGGCAGGCAGAGTGACATTAAGCCAGCCAAGAGAACATGGGATCCTAGTGCCATTTTGCATCTTCACAATGCAACTGATGTGAACTTTTGCACTCCGGCCAACCAgtaagttttagttttgggCCGCAAATGGAAAAAACTTTTAAGAACCTGGCAACAGTTACTTTACTTTACCTCAATTTatacaactgttttcacaggctgagaAATGCTCAccattacaacaacaaaactgactGATTTCCATGATTCTCAGTGTGGTTTTGAAACATTCTTCCACCTAAATCTgtccatttctgttttctttcactttcagtgCCTGCTGTTGCTAATtacacttgtttatttatttatttttgggagGAAAATTCatggcaaataaaaacacaaatcaaatcaaagaccAGGcaattttaatcatttaacCAGTCATGAGTAATTACATCAGCTCTACAGACATTAAGACATCCCATCGAATGGAGGTCAACCACTTAAAACCCCTTATCAAAGCATCACCATTATCATGACCACAACAGCCACACACTGTGAAATGTAGGGAAAACATGAGTCAGCAAAATCGCGCTGTCTGCAGAGTGCCAATGATATTACTGAGGAACTCTGTCCAACCACAGCAATGCTCGTATTCTTTCCACTGACATGTGAAATGGAAATCTCACACGCATGGCTTTGGGCTGTAACACAGGCAAACACGCTCACAGGTGGGGGGTAATTAAGTAATTACCAACTGACATTTCTCAGCACTGCAACAGAAATGAGCTGCGCTTCTCCAGTCCTTGCTGCCAGCTGTTTCAAATCTGCTCCGTGTTCGACAGCTGCCCACTGTCTCTTTAATGATAAAGCTAAGATTGCACAAAGATGTACCTCTTTTTCATTGCACTTGctccctccaaaaaaaaaaaaaaaaacaaatctaaacaTAGCACACATATCCTCATAGAACTGACATTGTCTCAAGAGGATCCAGACTGGACAtgtgtgagaaaaataaagagaacaaaaaacagaatcagcGTCTTCTCTTATTCAAACTGGTGAATTGCTCTTTGGACACATcgacaaacaaaacagggagaCGTGCGTTACTATAAACGACATGGCTGACGTTTGACATGTCATGGCGAGAAAAGAGTCAAATCAATGACATAAAGAATGGCTGCATTTCCTTTTTGAGTGAAATCGTTTGGATTCCGGGTTATTCACAAGGTTATTGTGGGCAGGGAATCTATGAGACAGCTCACTGGGATAGTGATGTTAGCTAAGCTCTGATGCAGCTGTTAGCTTCAAGCGCACCCCACAGAAATGTatcagctcattgtttagctCTATGATGTgcaatttttctgttttggttcactctcaccgCCCTAAGCGTGTCATTTTC
It includes:
- the ptges gene encoding prostaglandin E synthase, with translation MSAMIRNEVFSCFVFYGVLLVLKMYIIAIITGQVRLRKKAFANPEDALRHGGLQFHREDPDVERCLRAHRNDMENIYPFLFLGAVYALTGPSLAVARFHFLVFFLARLLHSVAYLFALRAPTRSLAYIIAQIPCVSMAVQILIAVAVYA